GCTATAAGTTCACAGTACATATCTGACATTAAACCTAATCCAACAACTCCTGGATTTCTATGATTTAATGGAGTCATAGCATTAAATAAATGTGTTATATTAGTTACTCCTAAATCTTTAGCTTCTTTTCCAATACTATAGCTAGCATCACTATGACATATTGATAAAACTATATCAGTTTCTTTTTTTACTTTTTTTGTGAATTTAAAATCTTTATCCACTTCTGGGGAATATGATATTATTTTTATAATGTCTTTATAATCTTTTATAAAATCAAAGCTTGGACTATATGTATATTTAGAATCTTGTGCACCTTTATATTTTTCATTTATAAAAGGTCCTTCCATATGTGCTCCTAATACTTTTGCCCCTTTAATACTCTTATTTTTAGCTTTTATTATATTATCAAAAGCCTTGTAAATTCTTTCAGTCGACATGGTCATTGTAGTTGGTAAGAAAGATGTAACTCCTGTTTTTGCTAATCCTTTACTTATAACTTCTAACGCATTTTCATCTTCATCCATAGCATCAAAACCATTACATCCATGTATATGAATATCTATAAGTCCTGGAGATACATAGTTTCCTTGTGCATCTATAATCTTACTATTAGTTGGTACATCATCACATATATCTATTATCTTTTTATCAAATACTATTACTTTGTTTTCTAGAATACAATTTTTTAAAACAATTTTACCATTTATAATTGCTTTCATATTAATTTTCCCCCTATTCAGTCATCATAATTTGGTACTGATGCTTATCACTAGTAAAAATCGATATAGTATATTCTAATATGCTTTGGTCATTAGTATATACTTTTCTATCAAATTTTAAAGCCAATGAATTTAACTCTCTATTTAAAAGATTTGAGCTCTCTTTATTTAAAGTTATTGGTTCTATTGTTTGTATTGCTTTTTCTATTTTGTAATTATATTCTTCTCTAAATACCCTATATAAAGAATCATCTTCTTTTAGAATTTCTTTTAATCCTTCACACATTTTTTCTGGAATATATACAGTTTCTAAGGCAAAAGGTTCATTATCTATTATTCTAAGCCTTTTTATTTTATACACAAGTTCATGTTCATTTTTTATTCCTAAATTTTCTCGGACAATATCATTTTGAGTATCTATTTCAAATGCTAGTATCTTATTATTTATATTAAATCCTCTTTCACTCATAACTTCTGTAAATCCTTTTAGCTTTTGAAATCTATACTGTTGTTTTTTATATGATACAAAAGTTCCTTTTCCTTGTCTTCTTTCTAATAAACCTTCATTTACTAAGTTTATAATTGCTTTATTTACTGTCATTCTACTAATATTTTGAAGTTTACAAAGCTCTCTTTCTGGCATTAAACTTGCACCTTCTACAAGCTCTTTACTTTCTATCATATCTTTAATTATTTGATAAAGCTGAGTATGAAGTGCTATATCTAAGTTTTTATCTACTATTTTCATTTTTCACCATTTTAATTATTTTTATATTGGACTATACCATTTGGTATATACCAATATATTATACCAAACCTTTTCCTGTGTCAACTTATTTTTCATAATTATTATTTATTATTTTATCTATGTAATAGTTAAAAATATATTGCTAAAAGAACAATAAAAAAATAACCATACTTAGTTATTAAAAACTTATGTATGATTATTTTTATACTTACTATTATCTTAAAGCTAGATAACCTTGCCTTTTAGTTAAATAAATATATATTCCTAAAAAAGTTATAACTTCCGTAAGAGGTACTACAAGCCATAAGCCGTTTCCACCTAAAACAAGTGGCATTATAAGTACAAGAATAATATTTAATAAAAATCCTCTTATTATTGATATACTAACAGATATCTTTTCTTTTCCAATTGATTGGAAGTAGTTACACATTAATATATTAATATTCATAATACAAAATGCACTTAAATACATTCTTATAGATGGTATACCCATATTTATAATAGACTCATCTGCTTTTACAAATACTAATATTACTTTCTTTGTGAAAACAAATATTATAGCAAATAAAATAATACCTATAGCTATCGTAGTGTACATTGCATACTTTAATACAGTTTTTACTCTATTAACTTCATCAGCACCATGATTGGTTGCTATAACTGGCTGAGTTGCTTGAGCAATACCATTAAACAATGATGTTCCAACAATTATACAGTTTGAAATTATCCCATATACTACGATTCCATTATCTCCTATATACTTTAAAATCTGTATATTAAATATAAATATTACAAATCCACTTGCAACTTCCATTAAAAAACTTGAACTACCACATGATATTATTTTCTTTACCATGTCAAAAGATATTCCATTTATACATATTTTTATTCTATTTTTCTTTTTTATAAAATGAGTAAGTAATACTAAAGATGTTGTAATACTACCTATAACAGTTGCCATTGCAGCCCCTTTCATACCCATTTGCATTGGAAAAACAAATATATAGTCAAGTACTATATTAAGTCCTGCTCCAAGTAATACGGCTACCATACATAAATTAGGTTCTTTTCGATTTCTAACTATAGGTCCTAAGAAATTAGTACAAATAAATATTGGTGTAGAATAAACTATATATCTACCATATTCCATAACTAAGTCAATACTACTTTCATTTGCACCTAACATATAACTTATTTTTCTTAAGTTAAAACTTGAAACTAACGTTAATATAATTGCAACTAATGAAACACATAGTATACTTGTTATAAAATATTTTTTCGATTTTTCAGTATTACCAACACCATCTTCTGTCGACATTAATATACCTGCTCCTATTCCAAACATCAATCCTATTCCCATATAAATAGAATAAAAGGGTAAAAATATATTAAGAGCTGATATACCTTCTGCTCCAACTCCTTGGCCAATTATAAGTGTGTCTACTAATATATAAATTGAATTTACCAAAGTAGAGCAAATTGATGGTATTAAGTAATGATAAAAAACTTTTTTTTCGTTATCTTTTAATAAATCTAATGATGACATTATAATACCTCCTTAAAAACTTTCTGCATAAAAATTTTGATTCGCTTAAGCAGACGTATCATCAAAACACATTAAGCCATGTATGACCTATATTTTTTATATCGCCAAAGACGTTTTCCTTTGCTTAAAATATTTTTTACACTCAAAATCAGTTTATTGATATTGCTTATATTAAGAAGCTATCATCACATTTTAATGTATTATAATATATTTAAGCATAAAAAAATCCAAGTAAATACTACTAGTGTACCCACTTGGATTGTTATTTCTTATTTAAATTTAGCTAAAACCATACTCCTAATATACTATATACACTGCAATATTGCTTATAATCTATAATACGCCATAGGACATGGCTCTTTTACTAAAGACAATTATATTATAGACTTTTTATAAAGTCAATAATATTAATTAACCATTTTTTCCATTGTTGTAGATATATATCAATATTTTAATTCTATCTTTTATTTTTGCCTATTTCCATTGTAAGATAATACATATTTATATCATATTTTTTACTTATGCTACTTCATTTGATTTTATATTTTTTAATAATACATTAGAGAATGTAATTGATAATATTCCACATATAAACATTAATCCTGGATAATAAAGAAAAGGTATAATTTCTACTGGTGATATAGCCGCTACACCTGCTGCAGTTAATAATTGTGCTCCATATGGTATTATACCTTGCCAACAAGATGAGAATATATCAAGTATACTCGCAGTCTTTCTCTTATCTATGTCATACTTATCTGCAATATCTTTTGCTAATGGCCCTGCTGCAACTATTGCTATAGTATTGTTTGCTGTACATAAATCTATAATACTAACTAATGCCGCTATTCCAAATTCAGCACCTTTTTTACTGTTTATTTTACTAGTTATAAAGTATAATACATAGTCTATTCCACCATTGAATTTTATAAGTGAAACAACTCCACCAATTGTTATAGCTAATAAACTTAATTCATACATACCAGAAATACCACCTGATATAGCTTCTATAAGTCCAAATATATCAAAAGAATTAGTTAAAAGACCTACTATACTTGCAAATATTATACCACTTCCAAGTAAAGCAAATACATTTATTCCACATAATGCTCCTACTAATACTAAAAGATATGGTAAAACTTTTATTAATTCATAATTATAATTATCAGTTAATATAGTAGAATATCCTGATGTTACTACTGTCAATAATATTACTGTAATTATTGCTGCTGGTAAAACTATTAAAAAATTAACTTTAAATTTATCTTTAAGTTCGCAACCTTGAGTTCTAACTGCTGCTATTGTTGTATCCGAGATCATAGATAAGTTATCTCCAAACATTGCACCACCTACAACGGCTCCCATTACTAATGCTACTGGTATTCCTATTTTTTCTGATATCCCTAGTCCTATAGGAGCAAGTGCTGCTATTGTTCCTACTGAAGTTCCCATTGATACAGATATAAAACATCCTATTATAAATAATCCTGTTACTAAAAGATTTGATGGAAGTATAGATAAACTTAAGTTTACTGTTGAATCTACTCCACCCATTGCTTTAGCTACACTTGAAAATGCTCCTGCAAGTAAAAATATTATAACCATTAAAATTATATTAGAGTCTCCTGCTCCTTTGCAAAATATATTCATTTTTTCTTCTAAACTTACTTTTCTATTAAATAATAATGCAACTCCTCCTGCTATTAAAAATGCTACTAGCGATGGCATTTTATAAAAGTCACCTGTTATTACTCCACTTCCTACGAATAATACTAAAAATACTCCTAGTGGTAATAAAGCTAATGGATTTCCTTTTTTTACTTCTGTTTTCATATTAATTCTCCCCCTCATCTTAATTTTTATTAAATTAATTCATCATACTATTTTAAATTTGAAAATTTTATAAAGTCTAATTTAACTTATGTTTATATACTATTTTTAGTTTAAAATATTACCTTTCAATATACTATTAACGTATACGGTCGCGCGCACCTTATCACTTTAATAGATATAGCTTTTTGATATTATTAAGATGGATAAATTTAAGTAAACAAAAAAACTCTCGACCCTAAGAACTAAGTCTTAGGAACGAGAGTGTTAACTTCGTGTTACCATCCTAATTTATTTGTATCTCACAATACAAACCTCATCAAGTACGCCAAATTTTGGTTATACTTTATCACTGTAACGGGTGAACCCGTTGTAGCCTAAATCAAAGATCTCGGTACACCGCTCCAAGGCCATTTTCGCTTTAATATCCTTTGCTCCTTCTCACCAATAGGAACTCTCTGTAAAAGTATTCTTAAAGTTACTTTCCTTTTCATAGCATTTTATTTAACTTGTTGTTTATACTTATATAATATACTCTTTAGAATATTTTGTCAATATATTTTCAGAAAATTTATAAAATTATTTATAGTTTAAATTTATATTATTCAAAATAACACTTAATCTTATTTATTACTTAGTATTGATTTAAAATCCAAAGTCTTTAATAAGTTATCAAAATACCTAGGTGAAGATGTATACCCGACTCCATATCTATTATTTTCAATATCAACTCTTTTATATTCATAACAAGCTTTTTTTACTTTATTGTATTCAGATTTATTTTTTACTTTATATATCACTCTATTTTTTACTGGTATAGATTTTAAATATTGAGGCTTTATAAAATAAAGTGCATCTTTTACTTTTCCTTCGTCTTTAAGATTTTTTAAAACTTGGCCATTTTTTATATGCATAGGATGGTCATCGTACTCATAGTGGTGTGATATGTGCGTTACATTTTCAAGGCTATTTTCAAATTCAAGTATTGTTTTTTCCATTAATTCAAATATATCCTCATTTTCTTTATTTATATCTGATAATATTATTATATTTTCTTCTTTTACGCCTAATTGGCTCAAAGCTGCCTTAAATTCTTTATCCCTTATTTCTTTTTTTTCTTCATTTGTCATGTTTTTATATTCATTATTGTTAAATACATTTACTCCTAAACCGTCTGCTACTAAGACTACATATATATTATCTTGGCCACATGTTTCAATTGCTCTTAATATAGCACTTGCACCCCATAAAACTTCATCATCTTGATGTTGAGGATAAAATACAACATTTTGCTTAAATGTTTTTTCGCAAGTTTTATCTGTTAAATTTATTTTTATATATATAAGTACCTGTCCTAATAATATAATTAGTAACAATATAATTATATTATTTGTAATTATACTTTTTCTTTTCACAATACATCCCCTACCTATCAAAATCTATTTGTCAAAGTATTGTTGCTAATGGTTTAAATTTTTATTTAAATTAAAAATATATATTTTTCTTATACTAACCCATTGTGCTAGTTAAATTTAATCGTTGAAAATACTATAGTTTAACAAGATGTCTTTTTAAAGTTAGAAAACTTTATATAGCAATTTCAATATTTTTACTAAAATAACTAGCATAACAGATTATACTATTAAATAATTATTAGTATAATATATTAATATCTTTTATATTGTTTACATAATTTAATTAAAGATACTTTTTAAACTATCTTTTTATTTTCTCCAAGTATTAAATATATATATATGTTTTAATAATTTTTTTATTGTACAACTAAAAATTTATTTTCGCGTATGATATTATTATAGTAAGTAAATTAATTTTTAATAGGAGATAAAATGGAAGATTACAATTATACAAAATTAAAAGAGCTAGAAATATGGAAAGAAAAAATGAGAAAAAAGCCTTCTCTTTTAAATAAAGCTTCAAAAGGAGTTCAAAATAAATTCAATTCTATACTACCTGATAATTATCATAATATAGTTACTTCTGCTATAAAAAATATGACTAAAGTTGTTTTATTCGGATCTAAGTATACTACTAAAAAGCCATTAATAGGACTTACTTTAAAGGAAAGAGATGATTTAGCATTAGATAAAATAAAAACTTATAAAAATACTGCTATGATTGAAGGAGCAGGTACTGGAGCTGGAGGTATATTAATTGGTCTTACTGATTTGCCACTTTTACTTGGTATAAAAATTAAGCTTCTTTATGAGCTTGCTAGCATTTATGGATTTGATGTTAAAGACTATAGAGAAAGGATGTATATATTAAGTATTTTTCAATTAGCTTTTTCTAGCCAAGATCATGTTAATAAGGTTTTTGCTAAAATAGAAAATTGGGATGAATATAAAAATACTTTATCTGATGATATAAATGATTTAGATTGGCGAAGTTTTCAACAAGAATACCGAGATTATATAGATTTAGCTAAACTTTTACAGCTTGTTCCTGGTATTGGTGCTTTTGTTGGCGCTTATGTTAATAATAAGTTGGTTGATAAGCTTGGTGAATACGCTATGTATGCTTATAGAATGAGGATTTTATCTGATGAAGTTTGTGTTACTAAAAAAACTAGTTGGTTTAGCAAGATATTTATAAAGTAGAATATATTATTATAACTTATGAATATATAAAAAGCTATCTTAAAATGTAGCAAAATTTAAACCTTTTTGCATACATTTTAGATAGCTTATTAATTTATTATATAGCTTTATTATTTAAAGAATTAACTTTGCCTTTTTCACTTCCAAGTATATAAACCCCAATACCCATAACTATAGCTCCTCCTACCATATTTCCAAGTGTTACTATAGCTAAGTTGTATATAGCTCCTCCTAAAGTAGCTCCAGCTATAGCTTTAGAAAATAACACTATACCAAATATAGTCATATTAGCTATACTGTGCTCAAACCCACTAGTTATAAATGTAAATAAACATAAGAATATCATTATTAACTTGGCACTCTCATCACTAGTTCTAAAAGAACAAAGCACTGCAACACAAACTAATATATTACATAAAACTCCTCTAAAGAAAAGATGCATTGCTGGTGCTGAAGCTTTTGATATTGATGTTGTAGCAAAAAACTCCATTACAGGACCTTTATCAACTAATCCACTTCCTACAAAAAATGCTGCAACTAAAAGTGAACCTAATAAGTTTCCTATATAACTATACATCCAAACCTTAGCTACACTCTTACCACTTACACCTTTATTTAACATACCTGCACTCATTACCATGTTATTACCTGTAAATAATTCACTCCCTGTCATAACAACTAAACATAGTGCTACTGCAAAAGATAATCCCATCATTATTTTAGTCATAGGAGAATCAGCTGCACTTAAAAGTCCTCCAACTGTAAATATTAATATTATTCCAAGTCCTACATATAATCCTGCAAAAGCAGATGATACTAAATATTTTAATTTACTATTATTTAGCATGTTAATCTTATTTTTCGCAGCATTAGTTAATTTTTCTAAAGTTTCGTTATGCATAATATACCCCCTAATTTATATTAATATCTTATACCACTCCAATATATATTTTCACTAACCTTAACTATATCACCTAACTCAATACCTTCAAGTGCCCACTTTTTAAATTCCATAAATCCAGTTCTATCAACAATATAACCTATGTGTTCTTTTCCTCCTGGGGCATTTTTATCTATATATTCATTAACATATTTATAAGTATTAAGTATTATCTTAATTATAGATTCTTCATCTGCCCAAATTAAAAAATCTTCTGCTAGTCTTGGATTTTTCTTACCAGTTCTACCCATTATAGCAAGTCTATAATATTTTTTATCATCTCTAGTCCATGCACTAGTTGGACAGTTAAGAACACATTCCCCACATCCTATACACTTATCATGATCTCTTACTATTTTGTAGTTTTCCATTTTAAGTGCTCCTGTTGATAACCTTTTACACTTTTTAACACACGCTCCACAAGATACACATCTATCTCTTTCATATAAAGGAAGTGTCATACCTATTATTCCAAAGTCATGAGTTCTTGCCTTTATACAGTCATTTGGACATCCCGTTAATGCTATTTTAAAATGTAGATCATTTGGGAATACTGCTTTTTCTATTTTCTTTGCAAATTCTGTTGTATTATATTGAGCCTTTGGACAGACTTTATTACCTATACAAGCACATATATTTCTAGTTCCTGCCGCTGGATATCCAGAGTTTTTTTCACCTTGATTTATATCCATTTTTTCTATAACTGGTTGTATTAATTTATTAACCTCACCCATATCTTCCATTTTTATACCAAGTATTTCAAATCCTTGTCTAGTTGTTATATGTATATCTCCATTACCATATTCACTAGCAATTTTAGATACTATCATTAAACTTTCAGGATCTACACATCCTCCTGGTATTCTAACTCTAAGAGAAGTTTGATATTTATTTTTAGTAATTCTATAAGCATTTTTCATAGTTTTTTTAGTATTTAAATCTCTTATCATAACATGTATCCTCCTAATCTATAAGATTTTTAGCATAAGAATAATCAAACACAGGTCCATCTATACATATATAAGTGTCATCCATCTTACAGTGTCCACATTTTCCAATACCACAGCACATTTTTCTTTCATATGAAACCCATATATTATTTTCAGCTATATCTCTTTTTAAGAATTCTTCAACTGTAAACTTCATCATCATAGGAGGTCCTACAACTATTGCAGACATATTATCAAGATTTTCTATATTAAGATTTGGTATATACTTTGTAACTAATCCAACATTACCATTATAATCTTCATCAGCTTTATCCACTGTAACTAGTACATCTAGCTTTTCACTCCATCTTTTTATATCAGGTTTAAATAATATATCTTCAAGAGATCTAAATCCTGCTATTAACTTAAAACTCTTGCATTTATTAGGGTTATTATAAAAATATTCAATTATTCCTCTAACAGGAGCTAATCCACTCCCCCCTGCTACAACTACTATATCTCTTTCTTCATATAAGCTAACATCAAAACCATTTCCATAAGGTCCTCTTATAAAGAAATTATCTCCTATATTATATTTAAACAACTCACTAGTTACCTTCCCTACATTTCTTATTGTGAAATCTATATAGTCATTACCGTATCCTGAAACTGATATAGGACTTTCTCCAAATTTAGGTATTGATATTTCATAAAACTTTCCAGGAAGCACTCCATCAGTTTTACAACTTACTCTAAATGTCCATTCTATATCTGTATGTTTAACTATATCTGTTATTTTTGCTGCAACTGGTATATATTGATTCATTTATTTTGCCTCCTCTTTAACTAACACTACATCCGCTACTTTTTCTATACATTCTGAAAGTGATATATATTGAGGACATGCATCATCACATCTTCCACAACCTACACACATTTGATATCCAAATCTCTTATTAAAATCATGAATTTTATGCATGACCTTATATCTCATTCTTTCCCCTTGTTTTTTTCTGAAGGAATGTCCTCCTGCCATATCTGTATATCCATCAACTTGACATGATGCCCATACTCTTCTTCTTTCTCCAACGTTTTCATTTTCTTTGTAGTATATATCTTGCATAGTAAAGCATGTACATGTTGGACAGACAAAGTTACATTTTCCACATGCTATACATCTAGCATCATACTCATCCCACATAGGATGTTTTGAAAGTTCTACTGGGTTGATATTTTCAGGAACTTCTAAATTAATTATATTTTCTTTAACATAATCAACTTCAAAGTCACAAGCTTCTCCTTCAAATATATCTAAAGAACTATCCTTTATATCTAAATATATTTCATCATCTCTTAAGTTTATTGCCATTGAGTAATTATCACTTTTATTTGAATCCATACTTACACAAAAGCAATTTCTAAAGCTTTCCTTACATCCTATAAGTACAAATTTAACTTTTTCTCTTAATCTTTCATAGTAATAGTCTCTTTCTATTCCATTTCTAAGGTATATCTCATCTATTCTTTTTACTCCATTTAAATCACATGCTCTTAAAAATACTAAAAGCTTTTTATCATCTATATCACTTGTTTTATATTCTTTTTCCGTAAAGTAAAACAACACTTGAGTTATTGGCAGGATTGTTTCTTTTGCCGAGAAATTTGATTTTTTATTAAATTCTATTTCTTCTATAGTTCTTATTTCTTCATACTTTGTTATATCTGTATCAGAAAACGTTCCTTTAAACGGTGTAGTTTTAGGTGCTAATATTTTATACTCTGACTTTAACTTCTCTAAACCCTGGTTAAAGCTTGATTTATCTAACTTAATCTTCATATTGTCTCCCTCCTAGAATTTGTTAAATAAATATTAACATCTGATTAACTTTTTAGTCTGTGATAAATATCACACTATGTTAAATTTTTGTCTTTTTATATAACAAAAAGTACCTTATTTTAGGTACTTAGTTTTAGTTTATTATTAAGTTGATTTAAAATAACTTGAAAGTTCATCTTTCTTTATATATACTTTTTTACCTTCTATTTTTACTAAGTTCTCATCTTGAAGTATTTTCATTGCTCTTGATAAACTTTCTCTTTTACAACCTAACATATCTGCTATATATGTAATTGTTAAATTAACATTTAATAGTGTCCATTCGCCCTTACATACACCAAACTCTTTTCCAATTCTATAAAGCTTTGCTGCTAACTTTTTGTCAATCCTTATTGATATTGAGTTTTTAAGCTGTCTATATAACCTTCTATTTGTATTTTGAGTATGAACTAATATGTTCTTAGTTAAAGCAAAATCATCTTCCATAACTTTAATAAAGTCTTTTGCT
The Romboutsia ilealis genome window above contains:
- the asrC gene encoding sulfite reductase subunit C, translating into MIRDLNTKKTMKNAYRITKNKYQTSLRVRIPGGCVDPESLMIVSKIASEYGNGDIHITTRQGFEILGIKMEDMGEVNKLIQPVIEKMDINQGEKNSGYPAAGTRNICACIGNKVCPKAQYNTTEFAKKIEKAVFPNDLHFKIALTGCPNDCIKARTHDFGIIGMTLPLYERDRCVSCGACVKKCKRLSTGALKMENYKIVRDHDKCIGCGECVLNCPTSAWTRDDKKYYRLAIMGRTGKKNPRLAEDFLIWADEESIIKIILNTYKYVNEYIDKNAPGGKEHIGYIVDRTGFMEFKKWALEGIELGDIVKVSENIYWSGIRY
- a CDS encoding formate/nitrite transporter family protein — translated: MHNETLEKLTNAAKNKINMLNNSKLKYLVSSAFAGLYVGLGIILIFTVGGLLSAADSPMTKIMMGLSFAVALCLVVMTGSELFTGNNMVMSAGMLNKGVSGKSVAKVWMYSYIGNLLGSLLVAAFFVGSGLVDKGPVMEFFATTSISKASAPAMHLFFRGVLCNILVCVAVLCSFRTSDESAKLIMIFLCLFTFITSGFEHSIANMTIFGIVLFSKAIAGATLGGAIYNLAIVTLGNMVGGAIVMGIGVYILGSEKGKVNSLNNKAI
- a CDS encoding PIG-L family deacetylase yields the protein MKRKSIITNNIIILLLIILLGQVLIYIKINLTDKTCEKTFKQNVVFYPQHQDDEVLWGASAILRAIETCGQDNIYVVLVADGLGVNVFNNNEYKNMTNEEKKEIRDKEFKAALSQLGVKEENIIILSDINKENEDIFELMEKTILEFENSLENVTHISHHYEYDDHPMHIKNGQVLKNLKDEGKVKDALYFIKPQYLKSIPVKNRVIYKVKNKSEYNKVKKACYEYKRVDIENNRYGVGYTSSPRYFDNLLKTLDFKSILSNK
- a CDS encoding Na+/H+ antiporter NhaC family protein; protein product: MKTEVKKGNPLALLPLGVFLVLFVGSGVITGDFYKMPSLVAFLIAGGVALLFNRKVSLEEKMNIFCKGAGDSNIILMVIIFLLAGAFSSVAKAMGGVDSTVNLSLSILPSNLLVTGLFIIGCFISVSMGTSVGTIAALAPIGLGISEKIGIPVALVMGAVVGGAMFGDNLSMISDTTIAAVRTQGCELKDKFKVNFLIVLPAAIITVILLTVVTSGYSTILTDNYNYELIKVLPYLLVLVGALCGINVFALLGSGIIFASIVGLLTNSFDIFGLIEAISGGISGMYELSLLAITIGGVVSLIKFNGGIDYVLYFITSKINSKKGAEFGIAALVSIIDLCTANNTIAIVAAGPLAKDIADKYDIDKRKTASILDIFSSCWQGIIPYGAQLLTAAGVAAISPVEIIPFLYYPGLMFICGILSITFSNVLLKNIKSNEVA
- a CDS encoding EcsC family protein; the encoded protein is MEDYNYTKLKELEIWKEKMRKKPSLLNKASKGVQNKFNSILPDNYHNIVTSAIKNMTKVVLFGSKYTTKKPLIGLTLKERDDLALDKIKTYKNTAMIEGAGTGAGGILIGLTDLPLLLGIKIKLLYELASIYGFDVKDYRERMYILSIFQLAFSSQDHVNKVFAKIENWDEYKNTLSDDINDLDWRSFQQEYRDYIDLAKLLQLVPGIGAFVGAYVNNKLVDKLGEYAMYAYRMRILSDEVCVTKKTSWFSKIFIK
- the asrB gene encoding anaerobic sulfite reductase subunit AsrB, with amino-acid sequence MNQYIPVAAKITDIVKHTDIEWTFRVSCKTDGVLPGKFYEISIPKFGESPISVSGYGNDYIDFTIRNVGKVTSELFKYNIGDNFFIRGPYGNGFDVSLYEERDIVVVAGGSGLAPVRGIIEYFYNNPNKCKSFKLIAGFRSLEDILFKPDIKRWSEKLDVLVTVDKADEDYNGNVGLVTKYIPNLNIENLDNMSAIVVGPPMMMKFTVEEFLKRDIAENNIWVSYERKMCCGIGKCGHCKMDDTYICIDGPVFDYSYAKNLID
- the asrA gene encoding anaerobic sulfite reductase subunit AsrA: MKIKLDKSSFNQGLEKLKSEYKILAPKTTPFKGTFSDTDITKYEEIRTIEEIEFNKKSNFSAKETILPITQVLFYFTEKEYKTSDIDDKKLLVFLRACDLNGVKRIDEIYLRNGIERDYYYERLREKVKFVLIGCKESFRNCFCVSMDSNKSDNYSMAINLRDDEIYLDIKDSSLDIFEGEACDFEVDYVKENIINLEVPENINPVELSKHPMWDEYDARCIACGKCNFVCPTCTCFTMQDIYYKENENVGERRRVWASCQVDGYTDMAGGHSFRKKQGERMRYKVMHKIHDFNKRFGYQMCVGCGRCDDACPQYISLSECIEKVADVVLVKEEAK
- a CDS encoding Crp/Fnr family transcriptional regulator, encoding MNNIEVFKDIKESSKIELKKILKERQLSRKEILFNERDIVDKVYFLKTGKISIFKMNENGERKAIFILRNGEMINEVSFDKSKTTTVSCEAFEKSIILECRAKDFIKVMEDDFALTKNILVHTQNTNRRLYRQLKNSISIRIDKKLAAKLYRIGKEFGVCKGEWTLLNVNLTITYIADMLGCKRESLSRAMKILQDENLVKIEGKKVYIKKDELSSYFKST
- the nagA gene encoding N-acetylglucosamine-6-phosphate deacetylase produces the protein MKAIINGKIVLKNCILENKVIVFDKKIIDICDDVPTNSKIIDAQGNYVSPGLIDIHIHGCNGFDAMDEDENALEVISKGLAKTGVTSFLPTTMTMSTERIYKAFDNIIKAKNKSIKGAKVLGAHMEGPFINEKYKGAQDSKYTYSPSFDFIKDYKDIIKIISYSPEVDKDFKFTKKVKKETDIVLSICHSDASYSIGKEAKDLGVTNITHLFNAMTPLNHRNPGVVGLGLMSDMYCELIADKIHINPDLFQFIIDNKGKDKLVLITDSMRAGCMPDGEYELGGQTVYVKNNSARISNGSLAGSVLTLNKAVYNFKESTNLNIYEAINLASLNPAKSIKVDDKKGSLEIGKDADIAIFNKDMNCLATIVQGDIVYNKIN
- a CDS encoding GntR family transcriptional regulator, whose product is MKIVDKNLDIALHTQLYQIIKDMIESKELVEGASLMPERELCKLQNISRMTVNKAIINLVNEGLLERRQGKGTFVSYKKQQYRFQKLKGFTEVMSERGFNINNKILAFEIDTQNDIVRENLGIKNEHELVYKIKRLRIIDNEPFALETVYIPEKMCEGLKEILKEDDSLYRVFREEYNYKIEKAIQTIEPITLNKESSNLLNRELNSLALKFDRKVYTNDQSILEYTISIFTSDKHQYQIMMTE
- a CDS encoding MATE family efflux transporter → MSSLDLLKDNEKKVFYHYLIPSICSTLVNSIYILVDTLIIGQGVGAEGISALNIFLPFYSIYMGIGLMFGIGAGILMSTEDGVGNTEKSKKYFITSILCVSLVAIILTLVSSFNLRKISYMLGANESSIDLVMEYGRYIVYSTPIFICTNFLGPIVRNRKEPNLCMVAVLLGAGLNIVLDYIFVFPMQMGMKGAAMATVIGSITTSLVLLTHFIKKKNRIKICINGISFDMVKKIISCGSSSFLMEVASGFVIFIFNIQILKYIGDNGIVVYGIISNCIIVGTSLFNGIAQATQPVIATNHGADEVNRVKTVLKYAMYTTIAIGIILFAIIFVFTKKVILVFVKADESIINMGIPSIRMYLSAFCIMNINILMCNYFQSIGKEKISVSISIIRGFLLNIILVLIMPLVLGGNGLWLVVPLTEVITFLGIYIYLTKRQGYLALR